The Tessaracoccus timonensis sequence TCGTCGACTCCGACGATCTGGTCAAGGCTCTGCGTGAGGCTGCTGGGTACAAGTGATCCGCCGTTACGCAACCCCCATCGCGCTGGCGAGTGCCGTCGTCATCTACTTCGTGCTCTTCCTGTTATTGGGCAATTCCGACGTACTCCTGCGCATCGCTGCTCCCGCCGCGTTGGCGGCGATGGGTGCGATCGGTGTGAAGTTCATGCTGTCCCGGGACCAGGCCCAGATTGAGGACGACAACTATCGCGACGATGCCAAGGCGCTCGCGTCGAAGGTCAAGCGCGACATGGCAGAGACAGCCTCAATGGCCGGTAACATCACCGACGCTGAGATCCAATCGGCCCTCAGACGCGCCAGCCGCACCGTCCCCGAGCTGCTCTCTCGTGTGGAGGAGGACCAACCCAACTCCCTCTATTCTTCGGCTTCCAAGTTCGACGGGCACGTGGCGAGCCTCAAGGGGGTTGTCGAGTCGTACGTCGACATCACGACTCATCCTGATTACTACAAGGACGCCGAGACCCTGCTCGAACAGGGCAAGCAGGCGATTCTGCGGTTCGACGAGTTCACCATCGAGACCATGCAACTGTTGGTTGACCCAGGGCGACATGGCGGAGTACCAGGCCAATTTGGACACCGTCGCGCCACCCGCGATTCCCAAACTGGAGGGGTAGATGAAGGGTCGCTTCATCATTGGACTGATCGCTGTCATTGCTGTGCTGGCAGGCGGAACCTGGCTGGTCATCAACCAGAATTCCGGCCCTCAGCCGGTGACGATCAGCTGTGTGGGCGGATCGGAAAAAACCGCTCTCATGCGTGATCCCGAGGTCATCAAGATCCTCGACAAGAAGTACAACATCACGGTCAAGTGGACCTCGATGGGGTCCTATGACCAGGTGCTGCTCAGCAAGGACGACATCGAGTCGCGCGGGTTCAACTGCCTGTGGCCATCAAGTGCATCAGCACGAAACGTCTTCGAGGCCACGCACCGTGGCGAGTTCTCCGACTACCGAGCAGAGACCGTGCTGCAGTCGCCTGAGGTCATCTATGCGGGCCCGCAGGGCACCGAGGCACTGACGAAAGCGGGACTTGTCACCGAGCAGGACGGACACCATGTTCTCGATTTCAAGGCGCTACTGAACGACCACATCGTGCCTAAGAAGCAGTGGCAGGAGCTCAAAGCCGGCAATCTTCGTGGTCCGATCAACGTGTCTTCGACAGACCCGGTGAAGTCGAACTCCGGCTTCACGTTGGCTCAGCTGGAGCTTACGATGCTCGCCTCGGCCGATCCGTACCAGTCACCTTCAATCGCCGAGGCGCGGGATGCATTGCCGACGATGCGTCAGATCTACGACGCGCAGGGGCTCCAGGCCACGTCGTCGGACAACGGCTTCCGCCAGTGGCTCACCCAAGGCGGCGAGTACTCCGCACCTCTCTACGCCGGCTACGAGAGTCAGATCATCCAACAGATGACGGTGGGTGGCAACCCAGAGCATCTGATGAAGAACGTCACGATGATGTGCCCGGATCCGACGGTGTACTCCGACCATCCCATTCTGGCCATCAACAACGATGCACAACGCCTCATCGAGGCGATGAAGGACGAGGAAATCCAGAAGCTCGCCTGGACCAAATACGGCTTCCGGTCGTCGGTCAACGCCGCCTACAACGACATGTCCATCTTCGAAACGCTGCCGCTCGCAGAGCAGTTCATCGCCGTCCCTGCCCCCAACTCGGAAGTCACCCTCGCGCTGCTCGAGTGCCTGCGCGACCGTACCACCTGCAAGTGAGAGGAACGCACCATGACTGACAACCCCTACGCTGATGCCGAGCCCACCGACGCCCTCGCCATCGACTTCTCTGCGATCACCGGCGGCAGCGCACCCGCAAAGGGCACAGCCGACACCATGCTGGCCGAAGCCGCCCACGAGATCGCGCAGGCCCCGTCGCGTGAACTGGAGGTCTCACCCGACGAAGCACGCCTACCTGGGCAGGGAGCCGGTGAGTTCTCGTGCATGACGATGCTGAGCCCTGCCCAGCAGCAACAGGCGCAGGAGGCTGCCGTGCAGCTCATGCCGAAGATGCTCGACAATACCCAGCTGTTGAGCGATTTCGGCAACCAGGCTCTCGAAGGCGTCAACATGCAGGTGGCGCGCATCTTCAAGGAGATTGGCCCCGTCGAGATCCCCGAGCTGACCAACATGATGCAGCAGATCAACGATTCGATGCGTTCGTTCCGCAAGAAGTATGATCCGACGATCCCTCAGGTGCGCGACGCATTCAACCGGTTCATGGATTCGGTCCGGGGTATCTTCCAGCGCGGTCATGACATCGTCGAGATGCTGTTCGAAGAGGCCCAGACCGTTGAGAAGCAGCTCAACCGGATCGCGGGCGAGCTGACCACCCGCCAGCGGGAGATGCGCCGCAATGTGGTGCTGTGCGATGAGCTCTACAAGGCCAACGAAGAGGCCATCAGCCAGCTCATCGGCACCGTCGCCGTCATGGAGGCTGTACGCGATCAGGCCGTCGCTGCCCTCGATCAGGCCGTGATCAGCCCCGATGATCCCAACCAGCGGGACGTGGAAGAGCAGCGTTCTCGGCTCTCCGAGTTCGTCTCCGCGATGGAGGTGCGGATCAACGAGTTTCAGCAGCGGTTGTTCGTCGCATGGTCGACGAGCCCACAGGTGCGTAACACCCGCTCCCTGCACTACGGGCTCGGCCAGCGGCTGGCGCTCATGGTCAACCTCACTATCCCGACGATGAAGCTCACCATCGCGCAGTGGGGTCTGCTCATGCAGGCCGAACAGGCGGCGAAGATGCAGCAGGTGGTGGCCGATGGTGCCAACGAGGTGCTCACCGCCTACGCGCAGGCCTCAGGGCGAGCGGCTGGCGAAATCTCAAAGACCATCCAGACCCCCACGCTGCGCCCGGAGACCATCCTTGAGGTAGCGGTATCGCTCGACGATCAGGCAGAGTCGATGATCCAGGCCCTCGAGTATGGGCGCGGCGCACGCCAGGAGGTCGTCGACGCACTGCTCACGGCGCAGACGTCGATCTCGCAGTCGTCGAGCAAGCTCTCCAACGCGGTAGTCGAGCTGACGAAGCGCGCCGAAGAGCCGCTCGAGCTGCCCGCCATCCCCGACATCCCGGCGCCTATCACCGCGCAGGCGGGGCAGGTCATGCGCTGAGGCGCGCGCCTCAGGCGTCGATGCGCTCCTGGTCCAGCGTGTAGGCGTTATCGACGATGAACTCCTTGCGGGGTGCAACGTCGTTGCCCATCAGCATCTCGAACACGCGTTCGGCTGCTTCCATGTCGTCGACGGTGATGCGCCGCAGCGTGCGATGGCGGGGGTCCATCGTCGTTTCCTTGAGCTGCGACGCGTCCATCTCGCCGAGGCCCTTGTAACGCTGCGGCTCCTTGAACACCTGACCCTTCTTCGTCAGTTCGGCGAGCTTCCGCTGGTACTCCTGCTCCGTGTAGGTGTAGATGTATTTGTCGTAGCCGCGCTTCGGGCGAACAAGCTCGAAGCGGTGCAGCGGCGGCACCGCGGAGTACACTCGGCCGGCCTCTACCATCGGGCGCATGTACCGGAAGAACAGCGTCGCCAGGAGCGTGCGAATGTGGGCGCCGTCGGAGTCGGCGTCGGCCATGAAAATGACCTTGCCGTAGCGGATGCTGTCGAGGTCGAATGAGCGCCCCGAGCCTGCGCCTACCACCTGGATGATCGACGCACACTCGGCATTCTTCAGCATGTCGCCGACAGATGCCTTCTGCACGTTGAGGATCTTGCCACGGATGGGCAATAGCGCCTGATACTCCGAGTCGCGCGCGACGTTGGCGGTACCCAGCGCGGAGTCGCCCTCGACGATGAACAGCTCGGTGGCTTCCACGTCGGTGCTACGGCAGTCCTTCAGCTTCGGCGGCATCGACGATGACTCGAGCGCCGTCTTGCGTCGCTGGTTTTCCTTGTGGGCGCGGGCGGCCACGCGCGTTCTCGACGCGTTGACCACTTTCTCCATGAGCTGACGCGCGATGGTACGAGTTGCGGGTTTCGTCGACTGCAGGAACCCAGAGAACTCCTGTTCGACGATCTTCGCCACGAGACGCGACACGGGCGGAGTACCCAGCACCTCCTTCGTCTGGCCCTCAAACTGGGGCTCGGCGAGGCGCACCGTAACCACCGCGGTGAGGCCCTCCAGGCAGTCATCTTTCACCACTTCCTCGCCTGCCTTGAGGATGCGGGTGCCGTCCAACGACTTGGTGAACGCTCGCGTGAGGCCGCGTTCGAAGCCTGATACGTGCGTGCCGCCCTTGGGCGTGGCGATGATGTTCACGAACGATTTGAGCTTGGTGTCGTAGCCGGTGCCCCACCGAACAGCAATGTCGACGTCAAGATCACGTTCGACGTCGGTGGGAGTCATGGCGCCATTCTCGTCGAGAATCGGCACGGTCTCGGTGAAGGTGTCGCGGCCCTGCAGGCGCAGTACTTCCGTGAGTGCCGCGTCAGGGGCGAGGTAGTCAGCGAACTCGGTGATGCCGCCAGCGAAGAGGAAGCTCTCGTTGGTGGCTTCGTCCGTCCGGTGGTCTTCGACGATGAGTTCCAGCCCCGGCACGAGGAATGCCGTCTGGCGGGCACGGTCGCGGAGATGATCGACGTTGAGCTCGGCATCTGCGAGGAAAATCTGGCGGTCAGGCCAGTACCGCACCCGTGTGCCCGTCTTTGTTTTGGCAACCTTACCGACCTTGCGAAGGCCACTTGCCGGCGTGAAGGGAGCGCTCGGTCCGTCGCCATCGAAGGTGCCTGGCACGCCACGCTGAAAGCTCATCTCCCAGGTTGCGCCTCCCCTATCAACCTGTACGTCGAGCCTGGATGCCAACGCGTTCACCACGGATGCGCCGACGCCGTGCAGGCCGCCCGTGGCGTTGTACGACGAGTTTCCGAACTTACCGCCCGCGTGCAGTCGGGTAAACACCACTTCGACGCCGCTCAGGCCCGTCTTCGGTTCGGTATCGACGGGAATCCCTCGCGCGGTGTCGTGCACGACGATGGACCCGTCGCGTTCGAGTTTGATGCGGACGCGATCGCCGTAACCTGCGAGTGCTTCGTCGACGGCGTTATCGATGATTTCCCACAGGCAATGCATGAGGCCGCGGGTATCCGTCGAACCGATGTACATGGCTGGACGCTTACGGACAGCTTCGAGCCCCTCGAGGACAAGAAGGTTCTTGGCCTCGTAGTCGCGCGAATGCTGTTGCTTTCTCTGAGAAACCTGCACCGATCCACCCTATCTATGGTGTTGTGACTTTGCTGGCAGCGAAATGCCCTCGAGCCGCTGGATACTTTGGCAAAGCACGTTATCGTTGATGACGTAACGATGGTTCTTCAACCGGAGGTGTCGTATGACCGAAACGCTTTCTGACCCGACGCTCACAGCCCTCGACCGCTGCGACCGCTGCGGCGCCCAGGCGTACCTCCGCGTGTTCCTGCGCAGCGGTGGCGAGCTGATGTTCTGCGCCCACCACGCCGCTGCCCACCGCGAGAAGCTGGCCGAGGTGGCCAGCCACATCCACGACGAAACGGCGAAGCTGCACGAGGCACAGTAATCACGCTGCACCATGCACGTTAGCGCTGCAACCAGCTGTCGATCAGCGCCCGACCGATGGATGCCGTGCCAGGCAGCGTGATCGAATGATCTGCGATGCGTGAGGCCAGCTCCTCCCTGGTGAGGAAGCTGGCCTCCGCTATTTCCTGCCCATCGGGACGTACTTCCTCAGGATGATCGGTGCGTGCGGTGAACCCAAGCATGAGCGAGCGGGGAAAGGGCCATGGCTGGCTGCCGAAGTAACGGATGCTGTGCAAACTGAGCGCAACTTCTTCGCTCGCTTCGCGTGCGCAGGCCTGCTCCAGAGACTCTCCTATCTCCACGAATCCGGCAATCACGGACACCCTCCCCTTCGGCCACTTGACGTGCCTGGCGAGCAAGATGCGGTCGTCGGGGTCGGTGATGGCGACGATCACCGCCGGGTCCGTTCGGAAAAACATCAGGTGCCCGCACGTAGTGCACCGGCGTCGCTGGCCCCCTTCCGAGGGTTGCGTCGTCCCGTTGCAGCACTCGCACGCAACCGCCTCAGTGTGCCAGCGCACGAGCGCCGACGCGGTGGCCACGACATCGTCGGGTAGCTCCCGGAACGTCACGGTGGGACCCACTGGTTCCGGGGAGTACCGGGCGAACCATCGGATGCCGTCAACAGCCCCGACGAGCACGTCGGTATCCTTTGGCTGCGCATCTGCCAGTGGCTCGAGGGCCACGCGCCCGTCGTCGCTCACCTCGTGCACTTCGCTTGGAAGCGCTGGGTTGGGTGTGCGATCCAACGCAGATGGCTGTGCCCAGTCCATAGTGCTCCTAACGTTGCAGCTGAACGGCTGCGTCGACGAGTTCCGGCGGGGCACTCGCGAACACCAGCCGGTCGGAAGGTACGTGGTAAAACGCAGCTCCGACGCGTTCCAGTGCGATTCTACGCGCCTCAGCCCAAGCGCGACGATACACCGCCAGCTGCAGCTCGTCGGCGGGGGCGTCGAAGGTCTTCCAGTCGACGACGAGCTCGTCGAACTCTCCTTCCCAGCGATAGACGGCGTCCATGCGACCGCGGATCTGGAAGCCGCCAACGACCATCGAGAAGGGCACCTCGCACGCCAGCGGAGTACGGTTGGCGAATCGTCCGCGTTCGAAGGCGTCGATGAGGGTTTGCAGCGCGGGCGGTTGACGCTCAAACTCATCGAATCCGCTCGGCATCTCGAACCGGCGTTGCACCCAGTCGTGGAAGGCCGTGCCGAGCGACGCCGCTGAGGATGGCTTCCGTGGCATCCGACGCACCAGTTGTTCCGCTAATGCTTGCGGGTCGTCGCGCAACTGCATGAGTTGCGTGGCCGAGAGCCCTTGTGGAAGGCGAATTTCACGTCGCTGCTGCCGAGACAGCACGTGAGCCGCAGACTCATCCCAGAGCTGGAACTGGCGCTGCTCTTCGTCGGCGATCCTCCCCGATTCCAGCACCCAGTCTTCCGTGCCGCTGTGCTGCGCAGCGGCACGCACGAGCAGTGCTGCCTGCGACTGTCGCTCCTGATCGTCCTCGTCGCGTGGTGCAGGCCAGGCGAATGCAACACTGACGTCCAGTCCTGGATTGTCACAGCCTGTGGTGGCATCAACCGCGGTGCCTGCGTGCCGCGCCTCGTCCTCACAGACGAGGAAATACCGTGATGGTTGTCGCTCCCGCTTAGCCTGGTTCGCCCACCGATGGCAGGTAGCCACCAGCCGTGTTCTGGCCCTCGTGGCAGCCACGTAGGCAAGACGATCTTCTCCATGCTCGTGCTCTTCTTTCAGTTCCTCTCCGTACTGTTTGAGCGCTGCGTCGGAATACTCGCCCAGTTGAGGAATCGAGTGGGCGTCACCACGTAACGGACTCGGAAGAAGCTCAGCGCGAGATACCCAATTGCCGCCCTTATTGATCGACGGAAACACACCTTCGTTCAGTGCGGGGAGAAACACGTGATCCCATTCAAGACCCTTTGCAGCATGCACCGTCGCGAGTTTCACCGAGTTGGACTCGGAGATGACCGCCTGCTCGAGGCCCTCACCGTCCGAGGCTTCCGCATCGAGGAAGGCAACCAACCCAGCGAGCGACGCGTCGCCGGCGATGATGGGCCTGTCGCCGCAGGCAGCGATAAATGCATCGAGCTGATCCGTCGGAAGGCTGCGCGCGCGCAGCTCCTCCTCGATGCCCAGCGCACGGATGACGTGCATGAGCAGGTCATTGACCGGTTCTGCTGCGTGGTTCCGCAAGCGGGAAAACATATGCATGAACGAAGTCAGTTCACGTGCTCCGGTATCGGTGAGCCCTTCGGGGCGATGTTCTACCGCTTCGAGGAGACAGGGCTCTCCTCCATCTGCGAGCCGCACAGCGTGCCACCCCAGTAGCTCCAGATCAGGAAACGGAAGATTCCAGCGAGGCCCGGTAAGCAGCGTCGCCAGCGATGGGTTGTCGAGTGGGTCGACGAGTAATCGAAGCATCGCGACAATCGGCACGATCTCGGGAAGCCACAGCAACCCGCCCAGTCCGACGATCTCCGTCGGAACACCGCGTGCGTGCAGCCGTTGATGCATTGCTGCGAGCAGGCTCCTGCGCCTAGACAGCACTGCGATGTGCTTCCAATCGCAGGTGTCTTGTAGCTGCAGGATGTGGTCGGCGATCGCGTCGAGTTCTTCGTCTTCTGTGTCGAACCGGATTGTTTCGACGGTGCCTGCTTGGGTGCCTGCGGGTGCGCGGAGCTCGATGCCCTCATCTCCAGGAATGGTGGAGGCGAGCCGGTTACCCACCGTGAGGATGGAGGTGTGGCTACGGCGGTTCACTGATAGGGCGTGCGCCGTGGCGGCACCGAACTCGTTCTGGAACTCTGGGATATTGCTCGCGGCGGCTCCGCGCCAACCGTAGATTGCTTGGTACGGATCGCCGACGGCGGTGACCGGGTGGCCAGCGAACAGTGCCTTCAGCAAGGCTGCCTGAGCAGACGATGTGTCTTGGTACTCGTCCAAGAGCACGACGGCATATTGGCTGCGCATCGCTTCCCCCACCGCCGGCACCTCAAGCGCCAACTGGGCGGCTGCGGCAAGTTGGTCAGAAAACTCTGCGACCTGCAATTCGCGCTTGTAGGCGCGGTACTCCTCGACGATGCGCAGCAACTCGAGGCGCTCAGTACAGCGATCTGCAGCTCGCGTCATGGACTTGTACGGCTTTGGGCGCTGCTTGCCGTGACCCGGCGCGGCCAAGAACTGAGCCCGCGCGTCTTCCGTGAAGCGCCGTACTTCCTGTGCTTCCACCAGGTTGGAACGCATCGCGGCATCGAGCTTCAGCGCGCGTTCGATGATGGTGGGCATTGAGTATTCCGCTAGTGCTGGATAGGGGCCCATGGAGCGCGCCACGACGTGGTGCATGAGTCTCGCGCTCGTAGCCCCTGCCACCAGCATTGGGGCATCGTCGATGCCCGCCCTCAGGCTGTGCTCAGCGACAATGCGTGCGGCGAACGAATCATACGTACTAGTGCTGGGAATGCCCTCATCCGCGCCCGTCGTACGCAGCCCGGCTCGTTCGAGAGCCTCCAGCACGCGCTCCCCCAGTTCGCCAGCAGCCTTGCGCGTAAACGTGAGCCCGAGGACCTCGTCGGCGCGCACCTGCCCAGTGCCGACCAACCACACCACGCGGGCTGCCATCACCGTCGTCTTACCCGTCCCTGCACCGGCGACGATAACGCCTGGCGCGAGCGGTGCCGTCACGGCGGCAAGCTGTTCATCGCTCAGATGGATGCCAAGCGCGTCGCAGAGTTGATCGGTGTTCTCCATTACGCCACCTCCTGAATCGCGGGGCAGTCTGAGCGGAATTCACACATGCGGCACGCATCACCGGGCGTCGCCGGAAACTCGCCGAGCTCCAGCACGGCTTTGGCCGATGCGATGCGATCATGCATCCACGTTGGGCCGACCATGAGCGGTTCGTCCGGCAATGCCGGGGCCGCCGTCAACGACGACTGCTCCATCACCAGTGGCAACCCCGCTGCATCGATTCGCAACATCACCAACGCCGCTGACGCCACCTCGCGCACACCGGGCGCGAGAGCGTCGAACCCGCCCGATTGCGCAGCCAGCTGGTAGAGCCCCAGCTGCACGTTGGCAGCAACGGAACTGGCAGGGGGTTTCGAACGCATTGTTTTGAAATCCAGGATGCGAAGCTTCGGACCTTCGTCAGTATGCATCAACTCCAGTCGGTCAACGAAGCCGTGCAAGAGCACCTCGCGCCCTTCCACCTCGACGCGAGCCTCGAAGCCTTGCTCCACACCGAGCAGCGTTGCCGATTGTTCGGGGAACCATGCCGCGAGCCGGTCGATCATCTCCTCGGCCTGTACCCGCTCGCTGACTTCCTGCCAAGGGGCAGCGAAGTCGACGGTGCTCCAGCGCTCGTCAAGCAACGCCCGCATGCCAGTTGCATCGAGGTTGTCAGTCTGGGCGCTCTGAGCGACCTCGTGGATGAGGCTGCCGAAACTCGCTGCTTGGTTCGACGGGCGCTTGGCCCGTGCTCGTCGCGCCAGGTAGTACTGGCGCGGACAGGTGAGAATGCCTTCGAGCGCAGACCCGCTGAGACGCAGGACCGAGTAATCAGCAAGCGGTGGGCGTTGTGGCGCTCCCCACCAGTTGGCGGGGTTCGCCGACGCAATGCCTTCGGCAGCGAGATGTTGCAATCGCGCCGCCGCTCCTCTGCGCAAAACCGTGCTGCGTTCCGGGTCTGCGAGGGCCTGCCGCAGCTCACCGACGAGGGCCTGCGCCGTGAGTGGACGCGCAGGATACCCTGTGACCTCGACGAGCGGTTCTCCCAGCTCGGTAAGGAACCGCGAGGGTTGGAGATCGCTGCTAGCGACGGCGCTCACGTGTAGAGAAGTGCAAGCCCGAGCGCAAGCAAGGTAGAAGAGTCGGCGCTCTTCTTGCAGATGTTCCGCGATGGTGCGCGGTGCTCCATCGAGTAAGTGCCCCGGGTCGAGGAGCTGTCCGCCGGGGGCTGCCTGCGGCCAGCGCCCTTCTTGCACGCCCACCACCCATACGTGTTGCCATTCGCGTCCCTTGGCCCGGTGGGCTGTAGTGACGAACACACCGGTGCCGGTGATTCTGGATTCTCTGCCAGTGTCGGCGGGGATCTCTTGGCCTTCTAAGTCGCGAGCAAATTTCCATACGCCGGGGGTGCCACTCAGGACCGGCTCGTGCCCTGCCCGCTCGAACAGCTCGACCACGGCATCGAGGTGATGGTTGGCCTGTCTGTTGCCGTCGAGCGCCGCCTTCTGCAACACCGATGGCCAATTCGTGCACGACCACAGTTCCCACAAGGCATCCGCAACACTGCAGCCGTTCTGTAAGCCTAAGGAGACGTTCGTCACGGTGTCGGCCACGGATCGGGCGATTGCCCATTCTCCTTCCGGGCCAGCGGCGAGCATCTTGGCCCACACCCCGTCGCCATCGATGTGGCGTTCGAGGCGTCGAAGTGCGATGGCATCGAGCCCCACCAACGGCGAGAGCGCCAATGCTCGCGCCTGGTCGTCAGTGGGTGCGTCGCTCGACGCTGCCAAACACAGCGCCGCCAGCAGGGCCGCCACCGCCTCGTCTTCGGCGAGCACCAACTCGTCGGCCGCAACTTCCACCGGAATGCCGAGTCGGAGCAGCGCTCGTGTCAGCGGCATGAGCTGCGCCTTTCCAGCCCGTGCGATGACAGCGATGTCGGACCATGACGCCCCTGAAGCCACCACCCGACGGATGCCATCGGCGACGTGCGCCACTTCCGCTGATTCCGATGAACACAACTCGACGCAGATCTCGCCCTTTTCGCTACGTACCGGCACGAGCGGTGCGCGAGCCGTGGCTGCAGCGATGCGCCCGCGTAGCGCGTTGAGGCTCTCCGCAACATCGACGGCGTGGCGGTGGTCGTGGACGAGTGACATGACCCGTGAGGGTTCGAGTTCCGTGAGTTGCAACATGCCCTGCGCGGTGGCGCCGCGGAACTCACTCACCACCTGATCTGGATCGCCAAAGACCGTGACGGGAATACCGAGCATGGCGAGATCACCAAGCAAAGCGGTTTGCGCCGGGTCAAGGTCGTGTGCATCGTCGACGAATACCTCACGAATGTGTTCGCGCACCATGCCACTGAAAGCCGGATCGTGGAGCACTAGGCGGGTGCGATATACCAACTCCGCGTAGTCGAGAGTTTGTGCGAGATCGCCGACGGCGAGGTACTCGTCGAGAAAGTCGGCGATGGCAGCGAGCGTCGGGCTCTGGCGTTCCTCAGCGAGACGAGCTACATCGTGCTCGTCGAGCGAACGCTGACGGATTCGAGCGAGCACCTCTCGAAGTTGCCGGGCGAAGCCGCGAGTTTCCAAGGCTGGCTGCAACAATGCGGGCCACGAGGCACGTCCGTTCGCGAGCAGATCCCGGATGCGCTCCTCTTGCTCGGGCGCCCGCAGCAGCGCCCATGGGAGCTCGTCGGATGGTTCGGCCAGACGAAGCAGCCCCAGGGCTAGGCCATGCACCGTGGTGAACAGCGGTTGAGTCTGCGCTTGGCCGATGCGCCCAATCACCGTTCTGCGCAATTGCTGGGCGGCTTGTCGAGAGCCAGCGAGCACGGCGATTTCTGACAGGGACGCGCCTTCCTGCACGCGCCGCACCACGCTTTCGATGAGGGTGACCGTCTTGCCCGTGCCGGGCCCGCCCAGTACGCAAGTGACACCTGCGACAGGCTCACTGGCTTCACGTTGGGCGTCATCGAGTTCGCATCTAGGAACTGATTGGGGAGGCAGTAACGTCCACATGCTCACTATGCAATCACGAAGCACCGACAATTTTCGTTCGACCTAGTCCGTGCGCAGTTTCCCAACTGGCGCACATCCTCGGCGCGCCGCGTTGGGCAGGCGACCCCTTCATGCCATTAGATTGAGAACACCGTAACCGTTTGCGAGCCAGGAGACGTGATGTCGAAGTCAGAGCGCGCTCATTACACTCGGATGCCCGCTGCATGGGTGGCCGGCTGCAGCGACGTCGGACTCCGCCACACATCAAACCAGGATGCCCTGTGCATCGCAGTGCGAGATGTGGTCGACGATCCCACCGCCCTCATCGCGGTAGCCGACGGCGTATCGACCGCCGCAGGCTCTGAGATCGCATCATCGGTCGCCGTCGAACGCTGCGTGAATGTGTTGCA is a genomic window containing:
- a CDS encoding ATP-dependent DNA helicase: MWTLLPPQSVPRCELDDAQREASEPVAGVTCVLGGPGTGKTVTLIESVVRRVQEGASLSEIAVLAGSRQAAQQLRRTVIGRIGQAQTQPLFTTVHGLALGLLRLAEPSDELPWALLRAPEQEERIRDLLANGRASWPALLQPALETRGFARQLREVLARIRQRSLDEHDVARLAEERQSPTLAAIADFLDEYLAVGDLAQTLDYAELVYRTRLVLHDPAFSGMVREHIREVFVDDAHDLDPAQTALLGDLAMLGIPVTVFGDPDQVVSEFRGATAQGMLQLTELEPSRVMSLVHDHRHAVDVAESLNALRGRIAAATARAPLVPVRSEKGEICVELCSSESAEVAHVADGIRRVVASGASWSDIAVIARAGKAQLMPLTRALLRLGIPVEVAADELVLAEDEAVAALLAALCLAASSDAPTDDQARALALSPLVGLDAIALRRLERHIDGDGVWAKMLAAGPEGEWAIARSVADTVTNVSLGLQNGCSVADALWELWSCTNWPSVLQKAALDGNRQANHHLDAVVELFERAGHEPVLSGTPGVWKFARDLEGQEIPADTGRESRITGTGVFVTTAHRAKGREWQHVWVVGVQEGRWPQAAPGGQLLDPGHLLDGAPRTIAEHLQEERRLFYLACARACTSLHVSAVASSDLQPSRFLTELGEPLVEVTGYPARPLTAQALVGELRQALADPERSTVLRRGAAARLQHLAAEGIASANPANWWGAPQRPPLADYSVLRLSGSALEGILTCPRQYYLARRARAKRPSNQAASFGSLIHEVAQSAQTDNLDATGMRALLDERWSTVDFAAPWQEVSERVQAEEMIDRLAAWFPEQSATLLGVEQGFEARVEVEGREVLLHGFVDRLELMHTDEGPKLRILDFKTMRSKPPASSVAANVQLGLYQLAAQSGGFDALAPGVREVASAALVMLRIDAAGLPLVMEQSSLTAAPALPDEPLMVGPTWMHDRIASAKAVLELGEFPATPGDACRMCEFRSDCPAIQEVA